In Candidatus Electrothrix scaldis, the genomic window GGTCCTTCACTTTCTCCTTTCACAGAATCTGGCAAGCCTGGTGGTGTTGTCCAGCTAGCTGGTGTGGATGCAATCTCATCCCCCAAAGTATCGTTTTGTCTTGTCACCAAGCGAAAGACCCTCCCCCCGCCATTCCAGTACCACTGATCGCCCAACGTGTAAATATCAGTAGCTTTAGGGTATATGGTTTGAATCTCACTGTCTGAATACTTACCAAAATCAGTTCCGTCCACTGTCCCAAAATACACAGCATCTGTCCTGTAGCGAGCTCCTAAGCCATCACCTGCTGTCAGATCTATATTATAATCCATTGAAATAATATGTGAAATATAGCTTCCACTTGTCTGATCTCCATCCGGAAATGGCACATTAAACACCCCACCATCATAGGTAGCTGTACTAGGGAGAGTATCAGGTATTCTAATGGCTTTTTTCGTTTCTGAAGTAATTGCATTAGGCACGCCTTCAGTCCATGAGGATATCGTCCCGTTCAACCATTCAAGAGGGAGAACAGCTACTTTCCCCTGAGTTCCCGCATTGTTCGTGCCATCCAGCTCCGCAGGTCCATTTCCCATCACAAGATACCATTTAGAACCTCCATCATCCTGACGCATGGAAACAATGGTGGGGGAAGAAGTAGTATAATTCAAATCAACACAAGCATCATCCCCTGCACATGTACCATCGGTTGTTCTGGTCAATTCACCCAACACTCTGGGGTTCTCTGGGTCGGTGATATCCAAGATAAAATAGGAAGAGCTAAACTCCCGCGTATCATGTATTCCATCAGCGCCTGAACCGTCAAGCCCGTTCAGATTTTCAGCGTCTATTGCTGCACCTCCAAAACGCATACCACCGATAAGTATCGTTCCCCAGCCTCCCGCATGTATACAGTCATCTGAGGTTACGTCTGTTGCGCATGCCGTCTCCGGTTTAAAAATCTGCACGTCAGCAATTCTAGGTTCTAAATCAACAAAATACTTATGATCATAAAATTTACCAGCCAGACATTTCAGGTGCGGTTGTAGATTATAAGGTATATAAGCCCACATCTCTTCACCGAGATTATATTCGCCGTCACCACAATCACCGTGGTCTGCCTGACCTGTATATCCTTTTGAACAATAAAACTGGCGGTCTGTATCCTTATAAAAACCGCTGTTCACAGCATGCAACATGCCGTCATTGGCACCGAAGTAAACAACTGTACGTCTATCTGTCCACCGCCTTACGTAATCCTTATAAGTCGGGTCACGATAAATAAGGTGAAAATTCTCTGCTGGCTTGTTCACAGTAATTGGTGAAGAATGAATAACATCACCAAGTCGCCATTCGGTATCTTCGGTTGAGGTAATTGTTCCGTCATCATCTTTAGTTACGAACCTGTATTGTCGGGATCGCAGTGGTCTGTCTAGCCAAGAATTATTGTTATCATCTGTAGATTCATAGTTCAGTTGATCCACCCCCATCAACCATGTGACTAAAGCATTCATCGCATCATTTACCTGGGTGTCCGAGGGGCCAGCAAAATCACTGTAGTCAGCATCTGTCAGAAAATCATTAACCAAGGAACCACGATTATAAAGTTTCTGATCTTCATCGCTGATCAAGCTCGCCCAATCAGTTCGGTGCTTCAGCAGGAACGTCTCCCCTGTATCATTGAGAGAACTATCTTCGTCGTCATTAACAATGCCATCGTTATCCAAATCGTTCCAGGTAAATATTTTACGATCAGGAAGGCCATCAAGATCTTCATCTTTCATCTTTCGCAGCTGATCATTAGCTGACCAGAGATATCTAATATCCTCTAACTCGGCACAGTCGCTCCCAACAACGCAGTCGGTTGCAGGATCAGTCGGACATTGATCATCCACTAAATCAACATAGCAGCCCCTTGCCCTACTCACTGTATTACTGAAATATATATGGATTTCCTTATCCGGAGTACCGGCAGCATCTGGATCCAGTTTACCGTTCTGATTTGTATCTTCATAGAGGATATTATTAGAGTCAATAAATAAGGCATGGATGTTACCAGCCCAGCTGATGGTACCTTCAACACCATCAACCTCAATACCGTTCTCTTTTCTGGGCCAGAAAAGTGCCTGATAAATAGCACCGTCACCACTTCTGGAGTTAGAAATAACCGAGGCAGCAGCACCGGCTGAGGCACGGGTCATAATATCTCCCAGTACAGCATAGAGGTTATCCTCAAGCTGTTGAGGATCCTCACCAGAGTAGTAGTATTCTGTACCACCGTTTACAGCAGCATTAGTCATTAATGTATCCGGATTACACTCGTCCGATGTATCACCAGTCAGAGTTCCCGTAGTCACCATGTAAGTAGAAATTGGGTTCTTTTCATTCTGATTTCCGTCTGGATCAGACAGATATCTCTTTTTGTACAAAGGAAGAGAATTTTGCCCCCACCATGTCATATCATCAAGATAAGTACCGCCGTACAGACCATCCGTACATCCGCTATAATTATCGGTATCACCATCGGTATCGTCATCTCCGACCCAACTTTTCTCATCAGAGGTTGCATCAGGTCCAAAATAACTGTCTGGAGCAGCGATAAATTTTGTAACAGAATCATTGAGGTCCGCAGTGGATTCTCCTTCCGTAATAACGAGGATATGATTATCCTGGCACCAGTACTGCACAGGATCATCATCTGCGGGATAGGCGCAGGTTTCAGGGTCAACATCATAATACTCACTATCAGGATCATCATCAACATCCAGACACCAATCTAAGCAGTTACCGCTACCATCAACATTCAGGCAGAACATGCTATTCTGGGTATAATAACCGAGAGCACTATACAGAGCCTCGCCCAGCGGTGTCCATGAGGTAGCTCTGGTATCATTAATATTTTGAGCCAGCTCATCTACATGCCGTCGTTTTCCATTATCATAGCTGGAATCAAGAGCCTTTACCCAGTCCCCGTCCTCAATTTCACTCAATAAGACTGCGCCATCCCTATTTTTCCCCTCTGCCGGACAAAAACGTTTAATCCCTTCAATTTGAAAATCCGCACCGCACTCGGTTGCGGCTCCGACATAGTTAAAAGCCATAAGGCCGAGACGAAGGTCATCTGCCACGGATTGAATAATACCTTCCGGTCTGGTGTCTTCGACAATATAGCCCTTCATCGTTGCCAGAGGAGCTTTTCCACCAAACTGTATAAGTACGCCGGAATCAGCCAGCACACCGGGAATATTCCAGTTATCGCTGGTGCGTCCGTCCTGTTCCGAAGGATCAATAACCTCCTCCGCCAAATTATCCTGACAGTAGTCTCGGGCAGCCTGATACGTACATTCTCCATCCACATCATCCCAAGCGGCAGGAGATCCTCCATCACCTATCGACTCGGTTGCGCCTTCTGTATCACAGTCACCGGAACCGTTCGACCATGCAAACTGGAGATCCCAGTCCATATCTGTCAATTCACAATTATCCTCCTTATTAGCACCGCATTTATAATTATAACCATCTTCATTTTTATAGTATCTTGTTGGTTTTGTAGTATTATAACGACACGGATCTCCGTCACAACCACCTTCCGCCGCACTCACCGCCGGTTTCGCCTCACAGGTTTTAAACTGGCCTTGAGCCGGTTTCCAGCAACGTCCCATATAGCCGACCCGATCATCCTGATCAACGTCCTCATTATACAGACCATAACAGAAATATGCTCCATAGGCGGGTTCAATGGTTGAAGGAGGGTGCGGCACATCATACCCCTGACCTGTATAAAGTTTTGCACAAGCCCCGATATCATCGGTCAAGTTAGGATCGGGACAACCTTCGTGCCAAATCTTACCGCAAAGCTCCAGTGATCCCGCCATAACACTCTGCTGCTGCAAAAGATCCTCACTGATGTCACCTGACCTGACGCTTGTAAGGCAGGCATTGATTTCCGTTTTAGCACTATTGGCACTGCAACTTGAGCCGGTGGTGACTGCGATAAGAGCATCAACGGCTATCTGACATTCAGCTGTCGACTTAAGGCCTTCCGCTGTAATCCCCAGAATTTCCAAACGTGCTGTATCATCTACAGTATCAACCCGATCATTCATAAAAGGATCCGTTTCATCATGGTTGGAACCCCGTACAGCTAATGATAAATAACCATCGCTGTTATCAAGCTTGACCTGCTTAATCAACTGATCACCTGCTGAACATCCCCGATGCTCGGAAACCAATACCCCTTCATAATAATTATATTTACCACCTGTCAAAATATTCTTTTCCACATCAAATTTGGAAGCCATCGCCCAGTTCAAAAAATTGCCGTGAGCTGTAAATGACGTCACCTTATGAGGAGTAACAGTCTCGTTTATTGAAAGACAGACTGCTCCACTCCGTGCATATTCTGTTCCCTCCGCATCCGGACATGCCTGATCGTCGTTAATTTCCTTGAAAGCTCCTTGTCGCAGACTTCTCCATACCGGGGAATCTGTCGTGGAATATTCATCCGGTCTCTTTCCCGTATTTCCATCAAGTGCTTCGTAATAAATTCCATTATAGGTGACGATGGCTTCTGCCGCATAAGAGGTGCCACTTTCCCAAGTGGATTGCTTCAACTCCCAATTTGTTCCGTCGTCCTGCTCAGGATCAAGACCTGTATTGGCCACTTTGGCTTTATACAGCCGGGAACCGACCCATGCATATTCTCCGACAGGATAGGAAACCTTACTCGACCACTGATTTTTGGAAAATATACGGTCCCACTCCATTACTGTATCTTTTTCAATACTCTCACCGACGGAGGGACCTTGCTCCGTTTTCAATCCTATTGCTTTATAAATATTTCCATAAACGGAAACACGATCTCCTACGTGATATTCATCTCCGCTCTGCCAGGAAGGATATTCTCCGTCCTCCCATTTATACCACTTTGCCCGTTTAAAATATCCAGCATAGTTCGTACCTTTGTCGTAACCGACCACAGTTGCAAGAACTTCTCCCCCGCTGGTGATCTCATAATCGCCATCCATACAACTCTGGTATTGGATTTCCTTTTGACTATTGCCGTTACCGACTGTAATAGGAACCGAATCTCCATCGCTATTTACCTGATATATATTTCCCGACTTACTATACGCCGCATCCAGCATGGAACCGGAGTTATCCAGCACCATAAGCAAATTCGGCCTTGCCCCGGAGGACAAAAATGGCGGAATACCGATCCCTTCGCCGCAGACATCAGCTGCAAGTCCTGTGCTTCTTGGTAGCAGTAATGCAGCTCCGATCAAGCTGTATACCGTTGTTCGAAGTATTTTATTCATAACGCTTTTCCCCTGACTCTATCGTGATTATTTACTAATAGCTACATTCGCCTTCAGTGCCAGGCCGATGCCTATATTGAACACATACCGTAGACTCACTGCCGTCCTGCCCTATCTGCTGCACATTAATATCATAAACAAGAGAAACTCCGCCAGCTCCGAGCCCTTTTCCCTTGCCCCGGTAGCCGTCAGACTGTTGTGTGGCCTCACCACCTACCCATTTCGTATTGCCACCTATAGAGATATTTGCATGAGGCTGGGCATTGGTTTTCTCCCTGTCGAATACCTTGTTACTGCCGACTTCTTTAAACACAGCCGGATAAACCATCTGACGATCAGGAATACCGTCTCCGTCCTCATCATCACTGGGAATAGGTACTCCTTCCGTGTTGTAATTCCGCCAAAACCCCAACGCATTTTCCTCAATATAAAGATCATGCCCAGCAGCCCCTGGAATCCTCACCCCTGCTTCCACATCATCCTTTTCCTCCTCCGTACTTAGCTGATCAAAACCGAAGCAGGCGATACTCTGAACCAGAACCTCAGTAGCCAACTCAGTAGCTGCATCGGCCGCATAAAATGTTTTCTTATGCACTCGATCATTCAAGGCAATCTTCACCTCAGTGCTTGTATTTCTATTGACAGAAATACCCATTACGGTCAGAACCAGCAGAATAAGTAGCGCTGCAACAAGAACAAACCCTTCCTCGTTTTCCTTTTTTTCTTTCTTCATCGCCCCTCCTGTGGTTAATAATTTGGATTTTGTTTGATATATGAAAATTCTGCTGTCACTTTTTCATCACCGCTTCCGTTATCTCTCGTCACTGTAATATAGAGATGTTTAGGTCGGTATGGGGAGTCATTATCAAGCCCTATACCTCCCTCATCCTTCAAAGTACAGTCCTTCGAAACAGCCCAGTACACGAAATAATCAGGATGATTGGCAGTTTCCCCCTGAAAGTCGTCTCTCTGAATACGCAAAGGTTCGTCACTATAGTCCTCCCACCAATCGGATGAAGAGAAATCTACACAGGGTTTATATTTATTTATTCCGGCTGTTCCACCTTCTGTAATTTCATCATCATCGTAATTCAGGGCAATGAGTTGTTCAACTCGGTCGGAAGCAAGTGTCGCTCCGGTCGTAATATTATTGGCTGCTAAGTTCTCCTTGATCGCCGCAGTCTGCATACCGAACAGAGCCAGAATACCAATCGTAAAAATCACCATTGCAACCATTGTTTCAATCAGGGTGAATCCATCTTGTTCTCTTGTAATATACCTCATCATTCCAACCCCATATTGCGCAGTTTAACGGTGGTAATCAGAAGGCGTCGGTGATAATGGCAAGGATCATAGGGATCATCGCACCCAGCTGCAGACGGCGGATTAGCGGTTCCACTAACATCTGCTCCGTTAAGATCCCAGACACTGGTTGACAACCCATCCCGTACTGATGCCGGTTCATACACGATTGTATCGGTGTGCTTTGCATCAGGAAAAGTAGAGCGAGCCAAAATGGAAATTTTAATCTGACGAACTTTAGCCGTATCAGTAACTACACTTCCATCAGCATCCAAATACAAAAATTCAATCGCCTCTATTCCTTCTGCCAATGCTCTTTTCGTGCTCGCACTGTCACCGTGCTGGACATAAAGCTTGTCTTCAACAGCATCATATGAATACGTTGTTTTTATCAGCTCAGAGGTATAAACTGGAGGATCCTGACTATCAGCTGTAAGCCGACAAAAAGAAAACGTAAGCTCATCAGCCTCCATAGCCTTTACTTCTGCATCATTACAGACACCATTGGGATCATATGAATTAGGATCAGGATAGTCATCCGGTGGGTTATAACCAGCCATTCTCATTTCATTCGTCATAAATTGAGCAGCAGCCCTAAGACGTTGCTGCATCTCGCTCACCTGTTCTTGAACTGTATAACTTCTCTGCTGAATCGTGTACACACCGTAGATTCCAGCAAAAACAAAACTGGCGATGACCATCGAGACCATCATCTCAATAAAAGTAAAACCTCTTTCTTTATTCCGTATTTTTTCCATCTTACTCCCCCCTTTACTCCCAGGTAGAGCCATTGAATGATCTTACCTTCACAGCCCCGAAATTCGTTGTCGTAACCGCGTAGGTTACAGCATCGCGATTCACATGTTGCAAATAAACACTTGCAGAGCTTGCTGTTCCAGTTGCTTTAAAACTGATGACATTATGGTTCGGAACCACTCGGTTAATATCGGCATTATTCCAATTCTTCGCAGCTGCTCCTTTACCGTACTCAACCCCACCGTAGTCCGCAAGACTCCTTTTTAATTCACTAGCGTTACACACCTTATATCCCTCTTCCCCTTCCGCATCTTCATCAATATAATAAGCGTTCCCTGCTTCATTGAATCGTACTGATATCTTCTTATTTTTATTTACTGCTAATAAACGCGCCCGCTGCAAATCCGCATATAAATTTCTCGCTGCATTGCGCAGATGCCTTTCCGGTGCGCTTCTCAAAAATCCAGAAATACTTAGTGCCGACAAAATTCCAAAAAGAGCCATCACCAACATCAGTTCGACCAGGGAGAAACCATCTTTTTGCTCCTCCCGGAAACCAGCCTGCTTCATGACTAACCTCCTGCGAATTCATCGCATCTACGTTCATTTTTCTAAGCTTCTTTCATTCTCCTTTCACATCCTCTCCATCTTCAATCAACTTCAGCTCATCCCATCACAACTCTTCAAGAAACTGCATCACCTCCACAAACCATCACTGTATGTCCTTATCTTAACCGATCCGAAACTGGACACTGTCACGGCAAAGCAAACAGTCTTATCGTTATCACTTTGAAGAAGAACGTACTCTTCACCAGTATAGCCAACACTAGGAATATTAACACCAGGAACCATCACGAAAGTACCCGCATTATCCTCCTCCTGGGCCAGTCCGTCAGGGGTAAAGCGAACTTGATCATTGGTCAACGTGGTGTTCACCCCTATAATGGAAACATTATTCCAGTCAGTACCCGTAGCCTCACAACCATAACGAACTGCCCCGTACTCTGATAAAGTACCTACAGTATCATAACTTACCTTTTCCCCGGCCTCTTCGTCAAAACCAATATTAGTATACTTGTATGTACCAGCATCAGGATCAAAGCTGACAACAACATTCCTATTATTCCTAACAGCCAGCAGTCTCGCCTTTTGAAAGTCCGAATAAAGATTTCTTGTTGCATTTGTCAGACGCCTTTCAGGCAAACTCCGCAAAAAACTTGGAACCGCCATAGCACTCAATATACCAATAATGGCGATAACTACCATTAGTTCAGCAAAGGTAAAACCTTGCTCATTTTGTTTCTTATTCTTTCTTATCATCACATCACTTCATCAAACTTCAAATAGCAAACAACAAATTAGCCTCACCACTTTTTTTGCAATAAACGCTCCTCTTTAAAAATTATTTTTCAACAACAACATTTCTTATAGGTTACGAGGAAAGCTCCTTCACAAAACTAAATCGCACAGAGCCAATCATAATTTTTTTTTACACCCACCGAGGTTATTGTAAACTTTTTTAACACTCCCTGTTCACAATACCTCATTCTCCTGATTAACCACCACTTCATACTCCTTAATTTTACTCAAGAGTGAGGGATAACTGATTTCAAGGAGCTGAGCTGCCTGGCTTTTATTTCCTTGAGTCAACTCAAGGGCATGGCGAATAAGCCGCTCCTCCACCCTTCTCTTTCCCTCTTTTATCGAGATCACTCCTGCTAAAAAATCATGAGCCGATACCCCACGACTTTCCCGAATATTTCCAGGGAAATTTTCCGATTCTATATACTGCCCCTCTGCCAAAATTACCGCGCGCTCCAAAACATTTTCCAACTCACGCACATTACCAGGCCAGGAGTAGGCAAGAAGCTGCTGCAAAGCAGCATTACTGAGCCCTTCAATATCAGAGCGATTCAAACTACGCTTGAATTTCTTAATAAAATAATCACAGAGAAGTGGGATATCTCCACTTCGTCTACGGAGCGGGGGAACCTGTATATTGATCACGTTGATCCGATAAAATAAATCTTCCCGAAAACGTCCCTGCTGAACCTCCTCGCTCATATCTCTGGCTGTAGCGGCAAGAATGCGTACATCTATTTTTTTTCTCTGCGCAGATCCTACCGGTCGAATCTCCTGCTCTTGCAAAACTCGTAACAGTTTAACCTGCATAGATGGAGGAAGCTCGCCTATCTCATCAAGAAAAAGGGTTCCCTTATTCGCCTCTTCAAAGAGCCCTTTTTTATCCCGATCTGCCCCGGTAAAGGCTCCCCGCTTATACCCAAAGAACTCACTTTCCAGAAGATTCTCCGGTATACTCCCGCAATTCACCGCAATAAATGGTTTATTCGCCCTTCCGCTTTTCGCATGAATACCAGCGGCAACCAATTCTTTACCAGTCCCGGATTCCCCTGTGATCAAAACAGTGGTCGGGTGCTCAGCAACTTTTTGTGCCAGAGTAAAAACCTCCTGCATGGCAGGACTTTTCCCTATCATTGCTCCAAAACCAGCGCCTCTCTCCAGCTCAACAATTTTCCTTTTCAGGAGGATATTTTCCCGGCGGAGCCGTTCCCGTTCTTCAGCCTTTTTCAAGACCAAAATCACTTCATCGACCTTGAAGGGTTTGGAGATAAAATCGTAGGCACCTTGCTTCATTGCCTCAAGAGCTGTATCCACCGAGCCAAAGGCAGACATCATGATGACAGTTGCACCATGATCAAGATTTTCTATCGCCCCGAGAAAGGCAAGGCCATCCATCTCCGGCATTCTGATATCACAAAGAACGAAATCAAAGGACCTCCTTTCTAAGCAAACAATCGCCTCCTTACCATTTGCTGCACTCTCCACCTGGTACCCCTCACCAGCCAGCAGGACAGAGAGCATATGGCGCATATTTTCCTCATCATCAACAACAAGGACATGCTTTAAAACGTGATCAGCTGAATCATCCATACAGTACAAAATGACAAAACATATTCTTAGCTATTTCGAAAAACTCATTCATCAGGCTGCTCAGTCTCCTCCATTACCAGGAGTAAGAGGTAATGCAATCAGCATACAACTTCCTTGGCCGATTTCGCTGGTTAACTCCATCGTTCCCCCGGCGGTCTCAACGAGGGAACGTGAAACTGACAGGCCGAGCCCAGTGCCCTTTCCAGGTTCTTTGGAGGTAAAAAAGGGATCAAAAATAAGAGGTAACTTCTCTTCAGTAATTCCTGTTCCATTATCGCAAATACGAACAATAAGCTGGATAACAGATCCCATTTTCTGCTCAGAAAAAACAGGGCATTGCAAGGTAGTCCTCACAAGTACCGTTCCCTCATGCTTGTCGTTGTCCCTCTTCTTTGCCTGGATAGCATCGGCGCTATTCAGCAGACAGTTAACGAAAACCTGGCGTAACTGTTCTGCATCGGCAAATACCTGATCACGATCGGCAGCAAAATCGGTTTCCAGAGCAATATCCCGAAACACTGTTTGCACTTTGACCATCTCCAGGACCGAACAGAGCAACTCATGCAGAGAAAAAATCTTAGGACTTCCCTTATTGGTTCTGGAAAAATCCAGTAATTGCCGAATCAGCCTGTCGATGCGCTGTACTTCCTGCCCGGAGCGACGGAGAAAATCCTTATGTGTCTCACTTTGCCCCGGAGCACTCTGCAACATTTCCAAATATCCCTGAACCACACTGAGGGGATTGCCGATTTCATGGGCCAGACCTGCTGCCATTCTTCCTACTGAGGCCAGCTTCTCAGCCCGAACCATCTCCTGTTGCTGCTTTTTCAGGGTCTGATTAGCCAATTCTAAGGCTTGAACAGTATGCTGCAAAGTCTGTCGGTCTTCCTCTATCCTGGTCAGCATACTGTTCAGACTATTGGATAGCCGGCCAAACTCTGTCCCGGAATCTTGGGGCACAAAACGGAAGGGGTCATAATCTGTATACTGGTCAGCAAGGGCAACTAAATGATCAACAGGTCGAATGATCAGACCTGCCATCCTAAAAAAACCGATAGCCCCCAGAACCAGAACATTCACCAGAAGATAGGCAAAAACCGTTTTCTCAGCGGTCCACAGCTCCTGAAAAAGAGCATCAAGGGATCGGATCACAGCAACAGCACCTATGACCTCTCCCTCCTGAACAAGAGGACGGGCATTCAGCAGCAAGCCATTACACGACAAGACATGAGGATGTAAGGCTGCGGTCCGGCTTACTGGCCGTCCACTCGTTTTGGCCTCAGTAGCCGCACTAACGAGCAACACCTCTATTGCATCGTGTTTCCCAGAAGATATCGCGTTATTTTTTCTTTCTTGCTCCTCTGGCTGACCGGATTCTAAGAGGACAAAAAAACGACCGTTTTCCGAGGAGTCATAGAAGTTTGAAAAGATGAATTCCGTCAAGGAGTTCTCACCGGGCACGCTCCCTCTCAGCAATAAAGACTGGATGTGAGCAAGGACAGCTTGATCATGCTTCGCCTTATCTTGCAGAGCATGATGTCTCCAGAGAAATAACAGTACAATATTTATCAGCAACATACCGATAAACAGTAAGCTACTGATTGTTACCGTCAACTTAAGTTTCACATCTCTCCTTGCCCGGCAAGTAACCTACGTGAATAAAGGCCCTCTTTAATGCTTTAATGGTATACCTGATCTTTCTCTTTTATTCCCTTAATTGCCTTTTTCAGTTTATACAAACCCAGTTGATTTGATGCAGTGGCTGCAAATCTTAACACGCTGTAATCCCCTACTTTATAACCAAGGCAGGCATAAGCGCTTTCTTCCTGATCATACTCTATGGCAAGGTAATAATTAGACCCTTCAAACATATCGCATTCTGCGTGCAAGACTGATTCATCAATTCGATCTGTTATCTCATCAATTAATTTATTTTTACCGTCTTGGTCGTAGAAATCAAAACTCTTCAAGATGAAGATACAAAAATCCTCACTACCATCGCTGATGGTTACATATCCTTCCGTTTCATCAACATATGAGTCCTGTATAACCCATGCACATTCAACATTCATTCATTAACCTTTTTATATAAAACATGGTCTCAACGACAAAAAAACAACAAATTACTTTCATGCAAAAAAGACGAGCTGTCAACTCGAACCACACTAGGCTCCAAAATCAACCCGGAAAAATCTTTCCCGGATTCAAAATATTATGAGGATCAAAGAGCTTTTTGACTTTATGCATCACAGAAAGCGCTGTCGCATCAAGTTCCTGCGAAAGAAAAGGCGACTTGGTTATCCCCACTCCATGCTCACCAGAGAGGGTTCCCCCCAGGGCAAGCACCCGCTCAAAAAGCCGTTCCTTGGCCTGGAGCCCATTACTATATTCCTGCTCGTTCTGTTTATCCACCATGATATTCACATGGATGTTCCCATCCCCGGCATGACCAAAGGTCAAGATAATGAGACGCAATTCCTCGGCCAACTGTTCTGTCAGCTGCACTAAATCCGGGATACGCGAACGAGGAACAACCACATCCTCGGCAATCTTATGGGGCCGAAGACTCAAACAGGCAGGGGCGATAGAGCGTCGGGCCAGCCAGAGCTCCTGGGTTTCCTCCTCATTTTTTGCCTGGCGCAAGAGACAGCCCGACATACGGTCCGTATTGTTCTGTTCCTGTACAAAATCGACA contains:
- a CDS encoding PilX N-terminal domain-containing pilus assembly protein; the encoded protein is MKKEKKENEEGFVLVAALLILLVLTVMGISVNRNTSTEVKIALNDRVHKKTFYAADAATELATEVLVQSIACFGFDQLSTEEEKDDVEAGVRIPGAAGHDLYIEENALGFWRNYNTEGVPIPSDDEDGDGIPDRQMVYPAVFKEVGSNKVFDREKTNAQPHANISIGGNTKWVGGEATQQSDGYRGKGKGLGAGGVSLVYDINVQQIGQDGSESTVCVQYRHRPGTEGECSY
- a CDS encoding prepilin-type N-terminal cleavage/methylation domain-containing protein, with translation MMRYITREQDGFTLIETMVAMVIFTIGILALFGMQTAAIKENLAANNITTGATLASDRVEQLIALNYDDDEITEGGTAGINKYKPCVDFSSSDWWEDYSDEPLRIQRDDFQGETANHPDYFVYWAVSKDCTLKDEGGIGLDNDSPYRPKHLYITVTRDNGSGDEKVTAEFSYIKQNPNY
- a CDS encoding prepilin-type N-terminal cleavage/methylation domain-containing protein, with product MEKIRNKERGFTFIEMMVSMVIASFVFAGIYGVYTIQQRSYTVQEQVSEMQQRLRAAAQFMTNEMRMAGYNPPDDYPDPNSYDPNGVCNDAEVKAMEADELTFSFCRLTADSQDPPVYTSELIKTTYSYDAVEDKLYVQHGDSASTKRALAEGIEAIEFLYLDADGSVVTDTAKVRQIKISILARSTFPDAKHTDTIVYEPASVRDGLSTSVWDLNGADVSGTANPPSAAGCDDPYDPCHYHRRLLITTVKLRNMGLE
- a CDS encoding GspH/FimT family pseudopilin; protein product: MKQAGFREEQKDGFSLVELMLVMALFGILSALSISGFLRSAPERHLRNAARNLYADLQRARLLAVNKNKKISVRFNEAGNAYYIDEDAEGEEGYKVCNASELKRSLADYGGVEYGKGAAAKNWNNADINRVVPNHNVISFKATGTASSASVYLQHVNRDAVTYAVTTTNFGAVKVRSFNGSTWE
- a CDS encoding GspH/FimT family pseudopilin, with the protein product MIRKNKKQNEQGFTFAELMVVIAIIGILSAMAVPSFLRSLPERRLTNATRNLYSDFQKARLLAVRNNRNVVVSFDPDAGTYKYTNIGFDEEAGEKVSYDTVGTLSEYGAVRYGCEATGTDWNNVSIIGVNTTLTNDQVRFTPDGLAQEEDNAGTFVMVPGVNIPSVGYTGEEYVLLQSDNDKTVCFAVTVSSFGSVKIRTYSDGLWR
- a CDS encoding sigma-54 dependent transcriptional regulator produces the protein MDDSADHVLKHVLVVDDEENMRHMLSVLLAGEGYQVESAANGKEAIVCLERRSFDFVLCDIRMPEMDGLAFLGAIENLDHGATVIMMSAFGSVDTALEAMKQGAYDFISKPFKVDEVILVLKKAEERERLRRENILLKRKIVELERGAGFGAMIGKSPAMQEVFTLAQKVAEHPTTVLITGESGTGKELVAAGIHAKSGRANKPFIAVNCGSIPENLLESEFFGYKRGAFTGADRDKKGLFEEANKGTLFLDEIGELPPSMQVKLLRVLQEQEIRPVGSAQRKKIDVRILAATARDMSEEVQQGRFREDLFYRINVINIQVPPLRRRSGDIPLLCDYFIKKFKRSLNRSDIEGLSNAALQQLLAYSWPGNVRELENVLERAVILAEGQYIESENFPGNIRESRGVSAHDFLAGVISIKEGKRRVEERLIRHALELTQGNKSQAAQLLEISYPSLLSKIKEYEVVVNQENEVL
- a CDS encoding ATP-binding protein, yielding MKLKLTVTISSLLFIGMLLINIVLLFLWRHHALQDKAKHDQAVLAHIQSLLLRGSVPGENSLTEFIFSNFYDSSENGRFFVLLESGQPEEQERKNNAISSGKHDAIEVLLVSAATEAKTSGRPVSRTAALHPHVLSCNGLLLNARPLVQEGEVIGAVAVIRSLDALFQELWTAEKTVFAYLLVNVLVLGAIGFFRMAGLIIRPVDHLVALADQYTDYDPFRFVPQDSGTEFGRLSNSLNSMLTRIEEDRQTLQHTVQALELANQTLKKQQQEMVRAEKLASVGRMAAGLAHEIGNPLSVVQGYLEMLQSAPGQSETHKDFLRRSGQEVQRIDRLIRQLLDFSRTNKGSPKIFSLHELLCSVLEMVKVQTVFRDIALETDFAADRDQVFADAEQLRQVFVNCLLNSADAIQAKKRDNDKHEGTVLVRTTLQCPVFSEQKMGSVIQLIVRICDNGTGITEEKLPLIFDPFFTSKEPGKGTGLGLSVSRSLVETAGGTMELTSEIGQGSCMLIALPLTPGNGGD